The Argentina anserina chromosome 5, drPotAnse1.1, whole genome shotgun sequence genome includes the window ACTGAATATGGTCTCTTGCCACCTGATGTGGTTCCGTCCCattcagaaagaaactcagaggAAGTCTCTACAGATAAATAGAAGTTATAGATAGATAAGTTCAACATGGGTCCCAACACAAGTACATAACTGCAAAATCAATAGCAGAaagaaagggaaaaagagaaaattccTGAAACATCACAAAAACATTTATGTCTTGAGACTATAACATACCTTTATCTTCAGAATTGACCTTCTTGTTACGTCGTGCAGCATATCCAATTTTATGACAATTTGTAGACCTGCATATGCAATTGTTAACACCCATATGTGAGAATAAAGCAAGGAAACAACTCACAAGCATCTTTAGTCCGGATGTAGGGCATGGTTAACAAACAATCCAATAGACCACACACCAGTATGTCTTCTGCATTTGCACTAGTTTTGCCTCGAGTCGTGAAAGAATTGTTGTGCGCTCAAACCCTTGCTTGTCATGAGCTGGTTCAACAAAATTGGCTTCTAACAGACCTTCCAGATAAAAGGCATCAGAAGCAAACTCAATTACGGCTACTCACTGTAGTTTCAAGTCAAAGAATTTGATTGCAGAGACAATACCTATTACACCTCGGCCATCACTACCTGCAGCATTCCAAAGCCTCCAAAATGGCTGGGAAACAAAATTCAAGTTAAAAGATCTATCAGACGTTCAGGGAGCAACCTTTACAGAATGAATGATGTTAATAATCATTGCTCAAACAGCATATACAATAAACACTTGTCTGAACATAGacagaaaagaaaattcaaaaataCCTTAATCAGTCGATTTTTGTGATACACGTTGAAGCCTTGAACATCAATATGATGTTTTGCATCCTTCACAAACCCAATAGTCACAGTAGCAGCCATCTGATTTCAACAGTTGCACGGCACCAAAAAACCAATAGTGAAAGGAGAAACGAAAATGAACTCAATATATTTTCAAGAACTATTACGCTTGtgttgtttcttttgaatttatgaAGATTATGGGACTGAAAAAGTTTACATTTGCATCCTTGGGGATCCCATCAGCAGCATTAGGTTGCGGCCGATATGTGACTTTTTGGGACATCATCATATCATTCACTATGTTGTGGTGATCAACATCCTTCCCTCGCAGAATAATTCGGAAGTCGCTGGGTAACCGCAAATACAAAATTGCAGTATAACTCTGGAGTCACAATGAAGTAACAAATTATTAACAAATAATAGATTAACTTCCTCACTTCAAGTTAAACATGAtctattttcaaaaaaatctCATTTGTCACTATTTTGTTATGAAGGATTTCAACTTGGTTAAAAAAATACAGGCaagtgaaaaataaaatctgaCTTTACCCTCAACGAGTGGCGGTATGTCAAAAAATGCCGAGAATTAGGAAACTGCTTCGCCATTTGGATATTCTTCTCATCGCGATTGACACCTCTAATTTGAATATCCTGCAAAATCAGACACGACAAATATTCTGCCTGAATCACCAAAGTCATGAAACAACATGATTGAATAAATTATACAGCTTAAGAATTAACATACATATCGATCAGCATCAAAATCAAGCTCCAACTGTCCTTCGTCATCCTCCCAAAGATTGTATATGATTACTCGAGTGCCTTGGTTTTTCATCATATAAAACTGTGCAGTATGCATATATAAATTCATGACATACAAGCTGGATAATATGGTTGCATACTTTACCTATTTGAAATTAGGAAGTACCTGGTGACCCAAGTCTTCTTCTCTCGAAAATGGTGACCACTGAAGTATTGTTTCCAAAATCTTGTTCCAATCACTAAGAGAGGATCGTTTGGTCCTGTACCACTCTGTTCCTTGTCTTTCATAATCAAGCTTTTCATCAACAGGAAAAAAATGGAATTTTAGTACAGGTCTGCTTCTAAAACACCAAATAGTAATCATATATAATGTTGAAGAAATATTGAGTAATACATACAAGTGAGGACCAAAAGATTTCAGTCATTCTACCAACTAAAGGAGCAAAATCCTCCTACAGCgtcttccttttttttgtcCTCCAAGGACACAAAACCAATGTAgcaatataaataataatggttTGGTAACAGGTCAACTCCACATAATACCATGGAAGGGAAATTAGTATTCCTAAGACAGATAAAGGAGTCCACttaactctcaatttcaataggtTTCCACATCAATTAGACGTCAAAAGGTTACAAATGGCTGACGTAGTTACGTCCTAGCGTGATCTTTAAGTTCCAACAAACAGTAATAAAAATAACTGAATAAAAACACTAGATGACAATAGGAATCAAGTGCGTGAGGGGCAGACAAGACAATATAAAGTTATTACCATGGGTACTACAGTATCTTCCTTCCCTGTGCTCCTCAAAAATGTGTAGGACAGCAATCCAATACTCTGCGTAGTACTATTAGCAATTGCAAAATGTCTCCATTAGTTTCCGTTGAAAAAAATGACCACAATGAATATTCTTTTTACTACAGCAAAAGGAGGAAGgggagagagacagagagtgCATACCAAAAATGCTCCAAAAACGTAAGAAAACAGTTGACACCCTTATTTTCTGTTAAGTTACTGATTAACAACCTCATCTCTTGTTTTTCCTGTTGCTATGCCCGGATGGACAGAGATAAGCAAGTAAAAGGGTTGGAGACTGGGAGGTCTGGAACGTGCATTCTATGTTTTGCTTTAATGGACCCTCATGTCTCATGACTCTCATCCCTATGATTGGGAGAAAGAAGTCCCTTCCCCCCAAAAGAACTACCTATAACACAGCTTAAGCCCAATATTCTGAGCCTACTTTTCACTACTCTGTAAGGAACATTCTCTCCTGAAAAGAGGTTCTAAACcgattgaaaatttgaaaaagcTTTATACACCCACATGTTGAATCCTTTCCTATTGGACTTACTAAAACAAAAGCaccaataaaaaaataatctattatttatttaaatatgaaaacgaaaaagaaatacaattACATGGATCATGTCTTAGACTAACTTACTTAATGACTAATAGAACACTAAAGTTGCCTCAATCCCGATTGTAGATCAACTACTGActggaaaacaaaaaacaaaacaaaacaaaaacaaaaagaagcaaaacaaatataacATCCCACAATATAAATGATGCAGAGGCGTGCGCACATGAACACCAAAACATGAGCAAAAGTCATCTACAATGGTAGATCATTCTCATTTGTGGATAGGTCAGATGAAAGAGAAAAGCATAGCTTGCTAACCTTACAACTAACAAATTTACACTTCTCCCTCTCTTGTTTTGTCTATTAAAAACAACTATAACCTaccttacaaaaaaaaaagaacaaaaaaaattggaatagaaagaaTTAAATACAACTAggaaaagaaaggaaagaaaagaaaagaaaaccttTTTCCGTCTTTTCCACAACAACGAGAGAACACAATCACATCTGCCCCAAGTCTCATGGTACTTGTTTTAAATCCATTTCCATCTACATAAACAAACAACTGACATGAGTTTTTAAAGAAAGATATAGAACGAAAAGTACTGTTAAATTCAAGTTCAATACATTGTCCAATTGTGTTTGCGATTTTGCTCTTCGTAGAAAACCCCAATGACATGCAATCTCGTATCTTATCTGGAGTCATCCCACCACCATTATCTGCAGGGGATTTTAAATGAACTTATCAACCAGAAATGATACCTTATGAACAAAAATGAAACATCTTGGCATTTTGCAATATACATCCTAGTGATcttacaacaaaataaaaaaggcttGTTACCTTCAATGAGTAACATCCTACTCCCGTCCTTTTGATTTTCAAGCACATCTACATTAACATATGTAGCACCAGTGCAAGCCTGACACAGCAAAAGAAGATAAATATCCAAACAGAGAGGGCAACAATCGTAGAGAAACCTACCAAGAGGAACAGATGACTACCTCATCTAGTGCATTGTCCAATAGCTCCGCGAAAGCTGCAAAACATCACCAAGTCATGC containing:
- the LOC126794088 gene encoding protein MICRORCHIDIA 7 gives rise to the protein MEAAVVKQEPLNDVPHSSTPRPRAAISAVPPPESVIALDTSSSDSDSDSDEEEDDAVSGRVLKKRRLSEMGVIMPVLDPLRDSPDLPRMLTAPSSSGKGVVVVNYCKQFWKAGEFEAVPCGGDTDSAAVGMDHVRIHPKFLHSNATSHKWALGAFAELLDNALDEACTGATYVNVDVLENQKDGSRMLLIEDNGGGMTPDKIRDCMSLGFSTKSKIANTIGQYGNGFKTSTMRLGADVIVFSRCCGKDGKSTTQSIGLLSYTFLRSTGKEDTVVPMLDYERQGTEWYRTKRSSLSDWNKILETILQWSPFSREEDLGHQFYMMKNQGTRVIIYNLWEDDEGQLELDFDADRYDIQIRGVNRDEKNIQMAKQFPNSRHFLTYRHSLRSYTAILYLRLPSDFRIILRGKDVDHHNIVNDMMMSQKVTYRPQPNAADGIPKDANMAATVTIGFVKDAKHHIDVQGFNVYHKNRLIKPFWRLWNAAGSDGRGVIGLLEANFVEPAHDKQGFERTTILSRLEAKLVQMQKTYWSTNCHKIGYAARRNKKVNSEDKETSSEFLSEWDGTTSGGKRPYSVSDAFRSKAADNAHGNIHVSGKVKAKSTMQTHSKPIRTRSLEESSSSEATLPSVPNARGVHVHKQVNSGRESRDKDIHVAVCDKQVNGSIHKSFTAMHNSGKDGPPFTELSSDMEDTESQQEGTPCRGTSLSATKSKSKGHDFNLEDLSIVQRLRKENLELKEKLKKQNEGAAAGLLKDLLLEREKSMALETKLKEAEKQIEFLTQEQDGLIDIFTEERQRRDDVENKLRKKLQDASNTIEELVDKIRDLERKKPPKTDR